TGACCGCGCCGCTCGAGACGCGGTTGGAGGAAATCATGGTGCGAAAGGTGGTCGCTATTCCAGCGAGCGCGAGCGTCCTGGAGGCGTGCGAGTTTTTCGTGCTCTACAAATTTTTTGCCTTTCCGGTGGTGGACAGCGAGCGGCGCGTGATCGGCGTCGTGGATGTGAGTCTGTTCGCCGAAGAAATGCTTGAGGCCGGCGAGCGGGAAGAAGAGCGACGAACCGTCGCCCAGGTGGCGGACGATGTTTTCGAAGCGCTCGGCTTTCGTCTTTCCCAGGTTCGGGGCGCTTCGCCCTGGCGGGTGTTCCGTTACCGTTTCCCCTGGCTGCTTGCGACGGTTGGGGCGGGGACGGCCTGCGCTCTGCTCGCCGGCGCGTTTGAAACGACGCTCGCCGGCAGTCTCGTGATCACCTTTTTTCTTACGATGGTCCTCGGCCTCAACGAAAGCGTGAGCATGCAATCGATGACCCTGACGATCCAAGCCTTGCGCGCGAACACCCTCACGCGCCGCTGGTTTCTGCACAATCTCCGGCGCGAACTGGCGATCGCGGTTCTGCTCGGGCTGGCGCTGGGAATTGTCGTCGGCCTCATCGTTTTGGTCTGGCGGCACCACCCGAAAGGCGCCGTCGTCGTTGGCGCCAGCATCGCCGTCTCACTCGTGAGCGCGTG
This sequence is a window from Chthoniobacterales bacterium. Protein-coding genes within it:
- a CDS encoding magnesium transporter, with protein sequence MSETVGLPDFNSSVAEHARKDFPLLDARMTVAEALDRIRREGIGERVIYFFATDADEKLVGVLPTRRLLTAPLETRLEEIMVRKVVAIPASASVLEACEFFVLYKFFAFPVVDSERRVIGVVDVSLFAEEMLEAGEREEERRTVAQVADDVFEALGFRLSQVRGASPWRVFRYRFPWLLATVGAGTACALLAGAFETTLAGSLVITFFLTMVLGLNESVSMQSMTLTIQALRANTLTRRWFLHNLRRELAIAVLLGLALGIVVGLIVLVWRHHPKGAVVVGASIAVSLVSACLFGFSVPSFLHWLKLDPKIAAGPVTLAVTDFCALAFYFSLAWFLLG